The Bacteroides ovatus genomic interval TCAATAAAGGATTCACAATTAGCTGATACAATCCATCTTCCATTACTCTGAAACCGCCGGTTCCAGGAGCCAAAGAATAAGTTGGCACCTCACTGTTGTCGTTTTGCAAAAGCGCTCCCTGCCCATAATAAACGGGTTGCCCATCCGGTCCGACTAAAGAGATATAAAAATCTCCGCTGGATGTCAGCCATGTGTTCAATGCGACCAAAGTGCCCTCTTTTATCACATTCATTTTACCATTGATTGCCTCTACCGAGAATTGGGACGCACTCCCCGTCAGATAGATACCTTCGGGAACATTGATTTCCCGTTCATAGTGTATCCCGTCGTCGGCACAACGACAGAAAATAAATGGCAACGAAAATACAAATAATAATTTTATTATAGTTTTCATCTTCATGATTACATTAAATTATAAATAACTATACTATTGGAATCTAATGGTATTTGACTAAAATTTCACATCAAACTGATGTTGCTTCTTGTCTTTTCCATTCGCTCCTACCACATCAATCACCATTTTTCCATCTTTTATCTTACAAAGCAGATAGCTGTTATTATCATTGACAAGGATGGGAAAGTTGGCTTTATCGGGTTCTGATTCACGGAAATAATATTTATGAGTGTGTCCGGATAACATCAGATCAATTCCAGCCGTATTTAAAACGGGCAACAAGGTTTGCTGCAAATGATAGTTTCCATGCCAGTTGCCTATCGTCGGCGGGATGTGCAGGAATGCGATCCGAAGGGATGATTGCTTAAAATCGTTTTCTTCCACCACACTCCGCAACCATAGGGTTTCTTCTTCTCGGTAATTGTCATAGTCGGCAATACCGGCATACTCCAAATCCGAATCCGGCTTATCTTCACCGGAATCAAGAACAAGAAAACAAACCTTACCTATGTTGAAACGATAATAAAAAGTTCCGGTAGACGTAGGAAAATACTTTATCAACGCATCGGAATAAACTCCACGTGTTTCATGGTTTCCCCGATTGAAAACAATAGGCACTTCGGACGCAAACAATTCGACACAAGCATCAATATAATCTTTACATATCTGCTCCTGCCCCTCTACCCATGACGACATATCTCCATTAAGCAAAACGAAATCAAGAGATTTGAAATCTACTTCCCGACACAGAGACTTCATATAGTCACTCCGCCCGTGAATATCATTTAATACCAGAAAGGAAATTTCTTTCTTCCGGTCGTCGAAAGTTCTGAATCTGAAAGGTTCTTGCTTGTATACATTTGAAGCAGCAATCAATCCATAAGTTACCCAGTCACTCGAAGGCCAGGAGACAACTTCTCTCGAAAAAATCCGGTATCTGTATTCCCTGCCGGGTTCCAAATGTTTGATGCGTACACGGTGGATTGTATCATTGGCCCGCTTACGTCCGGACTCCGTATCGTAATATCGCGGACGTTCCTTCCCATAGAAATGATCTTCACCGGCAGGCGCCACTTCCACCCACGAAAGAGCAGGTTTGTTTGTAGTCCATACCACTGTCACGCCGTCGGTACTCATATCACACAGGTAAGGACCGTGTGTGATCTTTATACTGTCACCGTCATGTGCAGAAAGCCGAGCGGCAAAGATGACAAAAAATACAATTATCCAATTTCTCATAGAACGGTTCCTCCTTCTAATTTATTAGTTTGACCGATATGGTTTGTAAATCATTACTGTTGCAGCCGGTCATAATTTCAAATTCACCGGGTTCTACCACATAGTTCATGGCAGCATCATAAAAGCCTAAAGCTAAAGGAGAAATGTCAAACTGAACGGTCTTTGACTCCCCCGCTTTCAGGAATATTTTCTTGAATGCCTTCAACTCCTTTACCGGACGCACAACAGAAGCAACTTTATCATTCACATACAGTTGCACAGTCTCTTCGCCATCTCTGTCTCCGGTATTGGTTACTGTCACCGAAACGGAGATGGTCTCCTGTCGCGTATATTCTTTTTGGGTGCTCTGCGGAGCTGAATAACTGAATGTGGTATAACTCAAACCGTAACCAAAAGGATAGAGCGGAGCATTCGGAACATCGATATGCCGGGTGGTTGAGGAATGGAGCATATCTCCCGGACGTCCGGATTTCTTATAGTTATAGTAAATCGGTACTTGTCCCTCTACCCGTGGAAAAGAAATGGTCAATCTTCCGGAAGGATTATAATCACCGAACAGTATATCAGCAATAGCGGTTCCTGCAGAAGTACCTAAAAACCAGGTTTCGAGAATGGCCGATACGTTCTTGTCCACCCATTCGATAGACAGCGGACGCCCATTCATCAATACGACGACAACGGGTTTCCCTGTGGCAACCAGTTCTTTTATCAATTCTTCCTGCACACCCGGCAAATCCAGTTGGGCACGGCTTCTCGATTCGCCACTCATCAAAGCTTTTTCACCGACAACGGCAATCACCATATCACTTTTGGAAGCCAATTTCACTGCTTCTTTGAATCCTGACTTATCTTCTCCGTCAAAATCGCAACCACGGGCATATCCAACTTTCGTTTTGTTACCGCCGATTTTGTTCTTTATGCCCTGCAATACAGTCGTCACATGGCGATCTTCCCCTCTTGCTCTCCACGAGCCCAGCAGTTCGGTCTGATTATCGGCCAGCGGACCTACCACGGCAATGGAACGGACATTTTTTGCCAGCGGTAATGTATGATTGTCATTCTTCAGCAGGACAGCCGATTTATGAGCCATGTCCAGTGCTGCATCCAGAAATTCTTTTTTCATGATTGTCTGCGATTCGTATTCTTCATTACAGAATTTATATGGATCAACAAACAGTCCCAAAGCATATTTGATATGCAGAATCCGACTGACGGAATTGTCGACATCTTCCATACTGATTTTACCGGCTTCTATCAGTTCTTTCATGTATTTATTATAGAGCCCATCTGTCATATCCATGTCGATGCCGGAATTGAAAGCCAGACGGGTAGCGTCTTTATCGTCTTCCGCCACTCCCTGCGCCACCAGCTGCTTCACTGCTTCCCAATCGCTTACCACAAAACCATTGAAATTCCATTGCCCTCTCAATAAGTCTTTGAGCAGGAACGGATGTGCGGACGCAGGAATACCATTTATATCATTGAAAGCACTCATAAAAGTAAGTACTCCCGCATCAATGCAAGCCTTAAAAGGAGGTAGATAAGTATCAAACAAAGTCCGTTCCGACATATCCACCGGAGCATAATCTCTTCCCGCCTGGGGAAGTCCGTAAGCTACCCAATGCTTTGCACATGCCAATACTGAATTATTCTCCCAAAGATTCCACTGAAAACCATTCACTCTTGCTTTGGCTATTTCACTTCCCAGGTAGGTGTCTTCTCCTGCTCCTTCCACTACCCTGCCCCAACGGGCGTCTCTTGCGATGTCGACCATAGGAGCGAACGTCCAATGTAGTCCGGCTGCCGAGGATTCAATCGCAGCAATCTTGGCAGCTCGTTCGATCGCTGCTAAATCCCAACTACACGATTCCGCCAAAGGAGTCGGAAAGATTGTCTTATATCCATGAATCACGTCCATCCCAAAAAGAATCGGTATCTTTATCCGGGAATGACGCATATTCTTTTCCTGCAAATCACGCAATGTCTTTGCACCGGATATATTCAAAACAGAACCTACAAGTCCGCGTGCTATCAATGAATCGCTCAAATATTCTGATTCAGGACCGGTTAAAAGGGTACGGCCTACGTATTGGGATAACTGGCCGATCTTCTCTTCCACAGTCATCCGTGAGAGCAAATCTTTAACAAATGAATCCGCTTCCGGAGTATGAGGTAGTTTACTATTTCCGACGATCCGGGTATGCGGATCGCGAACATAAACTCTTATCCAATCAATATCGAAATCAAATTGCTGCAATTCCTCCGCAGGATAGCCGACATCCAACTTGTCAAATGCTCCTACCTGCCCGGTGATAGCAATATCCCAAACTCTGTCCAGCCGATCCTCTTTACGAGCCTTAGTGATAAAATCAGTATATGCATCCCCCAACTGTGTACGGGTATGTATCTGGTAATTGACTTTATTATCTATCAGAAACGTAATGATGGCATGATTGTTATCAACAGGATCGGGATCTATCTGAACCGCATATACATGGAAATTATCTCCCGGCTTATCGTCTCCGATTTCAGTATATCGTATCTGACCTTTGGGTAGATTGATTCCCAACTTTTGCGTTTCCGAATTGAACAAATGCAAGGTTTGATTCGCTTTGGCCGGATAAGGATTTTCCCCGAAAGCTTTGGTAAAAAACTCCAGTATATCTATTTCGGCTACTCCAGCTCCTTTATAATGCCTCAACCAAAGTGCATTCCAAAGCCCATATAGATATGGGACTTTGGCTTTGATCTCTATGCGGCAGAAAAGAGGATAATATTTCTCCGTATCGGAATCTCTGCTGGACAGCGCTCCCGACCACCATCCGGTCTTACTCTTCACACTGGGATGAACGGGACTGGGCGCATCTTTACTTTTGAATGAGCGAATTCGACAAATCTTCTCTCCTGTAGGAAGGGTTTCGATAAAGACCTGCTCCGGACGATATGTCTGAAGCATGGCTTTATTTTCCTGATTATAGGTGGGTCGCCCCACTTTTGGGGAACCATATATTCCCCAATACCGGGAGTCAATCACATCTCCGTTAAACTCGTCTCCATCGTAATAAATCCATCCGGGAGGGGTTTCTGATGAAGGAGGAATAACGGTTTGGGCTTTCACCACCCCGATACAGCAAAATATGATTATTAGAATCTTTATTTTCAACATGATATTTCTTTTTAATGATTTACCAACCCGGATTCTGTTTCCAGTTCTTCAACTGCAGAATCTCACTTTCAGGTATGGGATACCAATACATTTTAGAATCAAACACTCTCTTTTCTACCACAGCACGGGAATAATCAAACTTCTCGACGGGATATTCCGGCTTTTCAGGAATCTCTGGTTCTGTTTCATCCCGGGTAAATACACGTACCCAATCTACATCCATCGAAACGTTTCTCAAATTGGCATTCCTGTCTTCGGGATAGCCGATACCATTTTCATTCTTTCCTCCGATTTGTCCGGTTATCGCAATGTCCCAGGTTCGCTTTTCTCTTCCCTCCGCTATTGCTTTGGTTATAAATGTATTATATCTGTCATCATAGTCAATCGTCTTGAATGTATTGGTTACTTTACCATCCAACAGGTAGCTGATGATAGCATGCTTATCCGGAGAAACCGGGTCCGGATCTACCTGAACGCCATACGTATGGAAGTCTGCTCCCGGATCAAAATCAAGCACTGTATGTCGTCCGTACCCATTCACGTTGATTCCCAGATTGCCTGTTTTATTATCATGCAAATGTAAAGCCTGGCTAAGCCGGCGGGGTGAAGCCGTATTCTCAAATTCCTTGACGAAAAACTCTTCGATGTCAAGTTCCGCAACACTGGCTCCTGCATAATGACGACACCACGGTCCCATCCATATA includes:
- a CDS encoding metallophosphoesterase, which translates into the protein MRNWIIVFFVIFAARLSAHDGDSIKITHGPYLCDMSTDGVTVVWTTNKPALSWVEVAPAGEDHFYGKERPRYYDTESGRKRANDTIHRVRIKHLEPGREYRYRIFSREVVSWPSSDWVTYGLIAASNVYKQEPFRFRTFDDRKKEISFLVLNDIHGRSDYMKSLCREVDFKSLDFVLLNGDMSSWVEGQEQICKDYIDACVELFASEVPIVFNRGNHETRGVYSDALIKYFPTSTGTFYYRFNIGKVCFLVLDSGEDKPDSDLEYAGIADYDNYREEETLWLRSVVEENDFKQSSLRIAFLHIPPTIGNWHGNYHLQQTLLPVLNTAGIDLMLSGHTHKYYFRESEPDKANFPILVNDNNSYLLCKIKDGKMVIDVVGANGKDKKQHQFDVKF
- the bglX gene encoding beta-glucosidase BglX, translating into MLKIKILIIIFCCIGVVKAQTVIPPSSETPPGWIYYDGDEFNGDVIDSRYWGIYGSPKVGRPTYNQENKAMLQTYRPEQVFIETLPTGEKICRIRSFKSKDAPSPVHPSVKSKTGWWSGALSSRDSDTEKYYPLFCRIEIKAKVPYLYGLWNALWLRHYKGAGVAEIDILEFFTKAFGENPYPAKANQTLHLFNSETQKLGINLPKGQIRYTEIGDDKPGDNFHVYAVQIDPDPVDNNHAIITFLIDNKVNYQIHTRTQLGDAYTDFITKARKEDRLDRVWDIAITGQVGAFDKLDVGYPAEELQQFDFDIDWIRVYVRDPHTRIVGNSKLPHTPEADSFVKDLLSRMTVEEKIGQLSQYVGRTLLTGPESEYLSDSLIARGLVGSVLNISGAKTLRDLQEKNMRHSRIKIPILFGMDVIHGYKTIFPTPLAESCSWDLAAIERAAKIAAIESSAAGLHWTFAPMVDIARDARWGRVVEGAGEDTYLGSEIAKARVNGFQWNLWENNSVLACAKHWVAYGLPQAGRDYAPVDMSERTLFDTYLPPFKACIDAGVLTFMSAFNDINGIPASAHPFLLKDLLRGQWNFNGFVVSDWEAVKQLVAQGVAEDDKDATRLAFNSGIDMDMTDGLYNKYMKELIEAGKISMEDVDNSVSRILHIKYALGLFVDPYKFCNEEYESQTIMKKEFLDAALDMAHKSAVLLKNDNHTLPLAKNVRSIAVVGPLADNQTELLGSWRARGEDRHVTTVLQGIKNKIGGNKTKVGYARGCDFDGEDKSGFKEAVKLASKSDMVIAVVGEKALMSGESRSRAQLDLPGVQEELIKELVATGKPVVVVLMNGRPLSIEWVDKNVSAILETWFLGTSAGTAIADILFGDYNPSGRLTISFPRVEGQVPIYYNYKKSGRPGDMLHSSTTRHIDVPNAPLYPFGYGLSYTTFSYSAPQSTQKEYTRQETISVSVTVTNTGDRDGEETVQLYVNDKVASVVRPVKELKAFKKIFLKAGESKTVQFDISPLALGFYDAAMNYVVEPGEFEIMTGCNSNDLQTISVKLIN